Proteins encoded within one genomic window of Rhodothermales bacterium:
- the folK gene encoding 2-amino-4-hydroxy-6-hydroxymethyldihydropteridine diphosphokinase, giving the protein MAEPVATAYIALGSNLGDRLEMLRFAIRRLVDHPLICVTGGSPVFESPAMTLSGGESQPDYLNAVIRICTPMEPDEVLALLLDIEREAGRVRNGTRWAPRPLDLDVLSFGDQVVRSDALTLPHPRLAERRFVLEPWARIAPDYVVPGPTPARVDALLAQCEDPGKLSLFSESLLD; this is encoded by the coding sequence ATGGCCGAACCCGTCGCGACCGCCTATATCGCGCTTGGCTCCAATCTGGGCGATCGCCTGGAAATGCTGCGTTTTGCGATACGCCGGCTGGTAGACCACCCGCTCATCTGCGTAACCGGTGGATCGCCGGTGTTCGAGTCGCCGGCTATGACGCTCAGCGGGGGGGAGTCGCAGCCGGACTATCTCAATGCGGTCATCCGGATCTGCACGCCGATGGAGCCCGACGAGGTGCTGGCCTTGCTGCTCGACATCGAGCGGGAAGCCGGCCGGGTCCGGAATGGAACGCGCTGGGCTCCGCGACCCCTCGATCTCGACGTGCTTTCGTTCGGGGACCAGGTCGTCCGCTCGGACGCCCTGACGCTGCCGCATCCCCGCCTTGCCGAGCGACGTTTCGTGCTCGAGCCGTGGGCGCGCATCGCGCCGGATTATGTCGTTCCTGGTCCCACGCCGGCACGCGTCGATGCGCTGCTCGCGCAGTGCGAAGATCCGGGTAAGCTTTCTCTTTTCTCGGAAAGCCTGCTTGACTAG
- a CDS encoding cytochrome c peroxidase, protein MSTLAVPGPDNLPAIDPNLSNLINNKKVPYSQFVIDEQALVQLGKALFWDMQVGSDGVQACASCHFAAGIDSRSLNQLNPGLNGGDTSYQLGGPNYQLKAGDYPFHKLADPADAASAVQHDYNEVASSQGIAGSIFNDIVPGSGVDDITTIANDAPFNNGSWNTRRVEPRNTPSTVNAVFNFRNFWDGRASNNFNGVNPFGNRDTQAMVVKAQGTNARATKVLLMLSSLASQAVGPVLSDFEMSAAGRNWGKVGKKLLDPNLVPLAGQIVDPTDPFLGSLSNGPGQPGLNTTYADMVKAAFNAQWWNSARIITFRTASNGTLIPVVGKSGTPANSDQFTVMEANFSLFFGLAVQAYEQELVSDQTPFDAFAGGNLNALTAQQQRGLNIFLNVGLDPTVPVGACIVCHAGSVFTSATTNQIGLVLDAPPAPPEAIFERMQAAFGAALATLLFTAGPVPPPPPGEVIIPLTFDPRGTFLEVTNSGTTDVLFSGLMPGTPQPFPQTGVCTTDAQALVMTASPLVTAVGATAAADFTLTADCAYEFATTIDLLPVGFYDLYVDGALMGTMQQVPPVIYDLGFYNIGVRPTAEDIGIGGKDPFGNPLSFSDMELLQPGRRDTRVGVPGGGIGGGFELNPPAGALGEGMDSPGAFKTPTLRNVELTAPYFHNGGQLNLTQVVEFYNRGGDFAAANLATLDADIAPIGMTSQDIADLVAFLRSLTDERVRNQAAPFDHPQLFIPNGHSDIDGITLLAELPAVGAAGGSPITTFLSTNGPALAMAGTAPNVGRDAPALASVSEDTAGELRVATNDDAVPATFDLSQNYPNPFNPSTTIRFSLAKPIDVTLEVYNLLGQRVRTLVQDQLDAGIHAITWDGTGDDGREVASGSYIYRISTPNFTSSRTMVFAK, encoded by the coding sequence TTGAGTACGCTGGCGGTGCCGGGGCCGGACAACTTGCCGGCCATCGATCCGAACCTGTCGAATTTGATCAATAACAAGAAGGTCCCGTATTCGCAGTTCGTCATCGATGAACAGGCGCTCGTCCAGCTGGGCAAGGCGCTTTTCTGGGATATGCAGGTGGGCAGCGATGGGGTCCAGGCGTGCGCGAGTTGTCACTTCGCCGCAGGCATCGACTCCCGTTCGCTCAACCAGCTCAACCCCGGTTTGAACGGGGGGGACACCAGCTACCAGCTGGGTGGACCGAATTACCAGCTCAAGGCGGGCGATTATCCGTTCCATAAACTCGCCGATCCTGCGGACGCCGCTTCCGCGGTGCAGCACGACTACAACGAGGTCGCTTCATCGCAGGGGATCGCCGGCTCGATCTTTAACGACATCGTACCGGGTAGCGGGGTGGACGACATCACGACGATCGCGAACGACGCGCCGTTCAACAACGGTTCGTGGAATACGCGCCGCGTCGAGCCGCGTAATACGCCCTCTACCGTGAACGCGGTCTTCAATTTCCGCAATTTCTGGGATGGCCGGGCGTCGAACAACTTCAACGGGGTGAATCCCTTTGGCAACCGCGACACGCAGGCCATGGTGGTCAAAGCGCAGGGGACCAATGCCCGGGCGACGAAGGTCCTGTTGATGCTGTCCAGTCTGGCATCACAGGCGGTCGGGCCGGTGCTGAGCGACTTCGAGATGTCGGCCGCCGGGCGCAACTGGGGGAAGGTAGGCAAGAAGCTGCTGGACCCCAACCTGGTGCCGCTGGCGGGGCAGATCGTCGATCCGACGGATCCCTTCCTCGGAAGCCTGTCGAACGGTCCCGGCCAGCCGGGTCTGAATACGACCTATGCCGACATGGTGAAGGCCGCGTTCAACGCCCAGTGGTGGAACTCCGCGCGCATCATCACCTTCCGGACGGCCTCCAACGGTACACTGATTCCGGTGGTGGGCAAGAGCGGCACGCCGGCCAACTCCGATCAGTTCACGGTGATGGAGGCCAACTTCTCGTTGTTCTTCGGGCTGGCGGTACAGGCCTACGAGCAGGAGCTCGTCTCGGATCAGACGCCGTTCGACGCGTTCGCCGGCGGCAACCTGAACGCCCTGACGGCGCAGCAGCAGCGCGGCCTGAACATCTTCCTGAACGTCGGTCTCGACCCGACCGTGCCCGTGGGCGCGTGCATCGTGTGTCATGCCGGCTCGGTCTTTACGTCGGCCACGACCAACCAGATCGGTCTGGTCCTCGATGCGCCTCCGGCGCCGCCCGAGGCCATTTTCGAGCGGATGCAGGCCGCCTTCGGGGCCGCGCTGGCCACGCTGCTTTTCACAGCAGGACCGGTGCCGCCGCCGCCTCCCGGCGAGGTGATCATTCCGCTCACGTTCGATCCGCGAGGCACGTTCCTCGAAGTCACGAACAGCGGCACGACGGATGTGTTGTTCTCGGGGCTCATGCCCGGCACGCCGCAGCCGTTCCCGCAGACCGGGGTTTGCACCACCGATGCGCAGGCGCTCGTGATGACGGCGTCGCCGCTCGTGACGGCGGTGGGCGCGACCGCCGCGGCCGACTTCACTCTGACGGCCGATTGCGCGTATGAGTTCGCGACGACGATCGATCTGTTGCCTGTCGGCTTCTACGATCTGTATGTGGATGGCGCGCTCATGGGCACGATGCAGCAGGTGCCGCCGGTCATCTACGACCTCGGCTTCTACAACATCGGCGTGCGCCCGACGGCCGAGGACATCGGCATCGGGGGCAAGGATCCCTTCGGGAATCCGCTGTCGTTTTCCGACATGGAGCTGCTTCAGCCCGGCCGGCGCGACACCCGCGTAGGGGTCCCGGGTGGCGGCATCGGCGGCGGGTTTGAGCTCAACCCGCCGGCGGGTGCCCTCGGCGAAGGTATGGACTCTCCCGGTGCCTTCAAGACGCCGACGCTGCGCAATGTCGAACTGACGGCGCCCTACTTCCATAACGGCGGCCAGCTCAACCTGACGCAGGTGGTGGAATTCTACAATCGCGGGGGCGATTTCGCCGCCGCGAACCTGGCCACGCTCGACGCGGACATCGCCCCGATCGGCATGACCTCGCAGGATATCGCGGATCTCGTCGCGTTCCTGCGTTCGCTCACGGACGAGCGGGTGCGGAACCAGGCGGCGCCGTTCGATCATCCGCAGCTGTTCATTCCGAACGGCCATAGCGACATCGACGGGATCACGCTGCTGGCCGAACTGCCCGCGGTGGGCGCGGCCGGCGGTTCGCCGATCACCACGTTCCTGTCGACCAATGGCCCCGCCCTGGCGATGGCCGGCACGGCGCCGAACGTGGGCCGGGATGCCCCCGCGCTGGCATCGGTAAGCGAAGACACGGCGGGCGAGTTGCGTGTCGCCACGAACGACGACGCGGTGCCGGCGACGTTCGATTTGTCGCAGAACTATCCGAACCCGTTCAACCCGAGCACGACGATTCGTTTTTCGCTTGCGAAACCGATCGACGTCACCCTCGAGGTCTACAACCTGCTCGGTCAGCGCGTGCGCACGCTCGTGCAGGATCAGCTCGACGCCGGCATCCACGCGATTACGTGGGACGGCACGGGCGACGACGGACGCGAAGTAGCCTCGGGTTCGTACATCTACCGGATCTCGACGCCGAACTTCACGAGCAGCCGCACGATGGTTTTCGCCAAATAA
- a CDS encoding deoxynucleoside kinase, with product MNDADAHTDETQDAVEPERYPLRDDLRYIVIEGVIGAGKTSLAKRLAERFNGQLVLEEFEQNPFLERFYEDKKRWAFQTQLSFLASRFRQQKALLARDLFHQVVISDYIFDKDRIFAHLNLQGDELHLYETLFNQMQMTTAVPDLVVYLQSNTERLMKNIDERQRSYEARMSRSYIESLNEAYNFYFFRFTRCPLLIIKATHIDFVNNPAHLDELIRVITTLRHPGTTYFTPVGEGEARV from the coding sequence ATGAACGACGCCGACGCACATACCGACGAAACGCAGGACGCGGTCGAGCCGGAACGGTACCCGCTGCGCGACGATCTGCGCTACATCGTGATCGAAGGGGTGATCGGGGCCGGAAAGACCTCGCTGGCGAAACGGCTCGCCGAGCGCTTCAACGGGCAACTCGTGCTCGAAGAGTTCGAGCAAAACCCCTTTCTGGAGCGTTTTTACGAGGACAAGAAGCGGTGGGCTTTTCAAACCCAGCTCAGCTTTCTGGCCAGCCGGTTCCGCCAGCAGAAGGCGCTCCTCGCGCGCGACCTGTTCCACCAGGTCGTCATCAGCGACTATATCTTCGACAAGGACCGCATCTTCGCCCATCTCAACCTCCAGGGGGATGAGCTGCATCTGTACGAAACCCTGTTCAACCAGATGCAGATGACCACGGCGGTGCCGGATCTGGTCGTCTACCTCCAGTCGAACACCGAACGCCTCATGAAAAACATCGACGAGCGGCAGCGCAGCTATGAGGCGCGCATGAGCCGGTCGTACATCGAGTCGTTGAACGAGGCCTACAACTTTTATTTCTTCCGCTTCACCCGCTGCCCGCTTCTCATCATCAAGGCGACCCACATCGACTTTGTCAACAACCCGGCGCATCTGGACGAGCTGATCCGCGTGATCACCACGCTCCGTCATCCGGGGACGACCTATTTCACGCCCGTCGGCGAGGGCGAGGCGCGCGTGTAG
- the carB gene encoding carbamoyl-phosphate synthase large subunit produces MPKRTDIKTILLIGSGPIVIGQACEFDYSGTQACRALRAEGYRVVLINSNPATIMTDPMTADAVYLRDLTPASIKAIVEIEKPDAVLPTMGGQTGLNLAQRLHEEGYWEKMGIDVIGVDIDAIEITEDRQKFRDLMERIGIDQARSRVAKSLLEAKEITQELGGLPVVIRPSFTLGGTGGGIVWSMDEFDRKVTRGLEMSPVHEVLMEECLFGWKEFELELLRDANDNVIIVCSIENIDPMGVHTGDSVTVAPAQTLSDKQFQYMRDSAIRMMRSIGTFAGGCNVQFAVQPETGRMVAIEINPRVSRSSALASKATGYPIAKVASRLAVGYTLDELPNDVTGTTSACFEPSIDYVVTKIPRFNFDKFEGVDEELTTQMKAVGEVMAIGRTFPESLQKAWQSLEIGYAGLGGDRDDTTRADVRERLQRPYWDSTLQIRNAFKLGASVEEVSDITSINRWFLCQIEDIVRIEDEISERMLDEIDQPFMRRVKQYGFSDVQIAFLVKDDVTADQVRVHRKSLGVIPTYQLVDTCAGEFPAQTPYYYSSFESANESIATDRRKVIILGSGPNRIGQGIEFDYSCVHGVLGAREMGYEAIMINCNPETVSTDFDIADKLYFEPVFWERVHNIIEHEQEGLAGVIVQFGGQTALKLASDLVRNDIPILGTSFERMDDAEDRGKFSEILKELEIPYPRFGTARNIAQAIEVAERIGYPILVRPSYVLGGQGMRIAINKKEVEQYVGQILKLMPDNQILLDVFLENGVEIDADAVRDGDEVWISGIMQHIEPAGVHSGDSTAVLPPFSLSEETIATIRRYVTEIANRLNVIGLINVQLVVKDGVVYVIEANPRASRTVPFVAKATGIPITNIATRVILGEKLADFRAKGLLDSKLKGFAIKEPVFSWDKFPDVPKELGPEMKSTGEAIAFVDALTDEHFQRPYEMRNLYLSR; encoded by the coding sequence ATGCCTAAAAGAACGGACATAAAAACCATCCTCCTCATCGGCTCGGGCCCGATCGTCATCGGGCAGGCCTGTGAATTCGATTACTCCGGCACCCAGGCCTGCCGCGCCCTCCGCGCCGAAGGATACCGGGTCGTGCTGATCAATTCGAATCCGGCCACGATCATGACCGACCCGATGACGGCCGACGCCGTGTATCTGCGCGACCTCACGCCGGCTTCCATCAAGGCCATCGTCGAAATCGAAAAACCGGATGCGGTGCTGCCGACGATGGGCGGCCAGACCGGGCTGAACCTCGCCCAGCGGCTTCACGAAGAAGGCTACTGGGAGAAGATGGGGATCGATGTGATCGGCGTCGACATCGACGCGATCGAGATCACGGAGGATCGCCAGAAATTCCGCGACCTGATGGAGCGCATCGGTATCGACCAGGCGCGCAGCCGCGTAGCCAAAAGCCTGCTCGAAGCCAAGGAAATCACGCAGGAGCTGGGCGGCTTGCCCGTCGTCATCAGGCCGTCGTTCACGCTCGGCGGCACGGGCGGCGGCATCGTCTGGTCGATGGACGAATTCGACCGCAAGGTGACGCGCGGCCTCGAAATGTCGCCGGTGCACGAGGTGCTCATGGAAGAGTGCCTCTTCGGCTGGAAAGAGTTCGAGCTGGAGCTGCTGCGCGACGCCAACGACAACGTCATCATCGTCTGCTCGATTGAAAACATCGACCCGATGGGCGTGCACACCGGCGACTCGGTCACCGTGGCGCCGGCGCAGACGCTGAGCGACAAACAATTCCAGTACATGCGTGATTCGGCCATCCGCATGATGCGCTCGATCGGGACGTTCGCCGGCGGCTGCAACGTCCAGTTTGCCGTTCAGCCCGAAACGGGCCGGATGGTGGCCATCGAAATCAACCCGCGCGTATCCCGCTCCTCGGCGCTCGCGTCGAAGGCGACCGGGTACCCCATCGCCAAGGTGGCCTCGCGCCTCGCCGTCGGGTATACGCTGGACGAGTTGCCGAACGATGTGACGGGCACGACCAGTGCGTGTTTCGAGCCGTCGATCGACTATGTCGTCACGAAAATCCCGCGCTTCAACTTCGACAAGTTCGAGGGCGTCGACGAAGAACTGACCACCCAGATGAAGGCGGTGGGCGAAGTGATGGCCATCGGCCGCACCTTCCCCGAAAGCCTCCAGAAAGCCTGGCAAAGCCTGGAGATCGGGTACGCCGGCCTCGGCGGCGACCGCGACGACACCACGCGCGCCGATGTGCGCGAGCGCCTCCAGCGGCCTTACTGGGACAGCACGCTCCAGATCCGGAACGCGTTTAAGCTGGGCGCGTCGGTCGAGGAAGTGTCCGACATCACGAGCATCAACCGCTGGTTCCTCTGCCAGATCGAGGACATCGTCCGCATCGAGGATGAGATCAGCGAACGCATGCTGGACGAGATCGACCAGCCGTTCATGCGGCGCGTGAAGCAGTATGGCTTCTCGGACGTCCAGATCGCCTTTCTGGTCAAGGACGACGTCACGGCGGATCAGGTCCGCGTCCATCGCAAGAGCCTCGGCGTGATCCCGACCTACCAGCTCGTCGACACCTGCGCCGGCGAATTTCCCGCCCAGACGCCGTATTACTACTCCAGCTTCGAATCCGCGAACGAGAGCATCGCGACGGATCGCAGGAAGGTCATCATCCTGGGCAGCGGTCCGAACCGGATCGGGCAGGGGATCGAGTTCGATTACTCGTGCGTCCACGGCGTGCTCGGCGCGCGCGAAATGGGCTATGAGGCGATCATGATCAACTGCAACCCGGAGACGGTGTCCACCGACTTCGACATCGCGGACAAGCTGTATTTCGAGCCGGTATTCTGGGAGCGCGTCCACAACATCATCGAGCACGAGCAGGAAGGCCTGGCCGGCGTGATCGTCCAGTTCGGCGGCCAGACGGCCCTCAAGCTGGCGTCGGACCTCGTGCGCAACGACATCCCGATTCTGGGCACGTCCTTCGAGCGGATGGACGACGCGGAGGATCGCGGCAAGTTTTCCGAGATCCTCAAGGAGCTTGAAATCCCCTACCCGCGGTTCGGCACGGCGCGCAACATCGCCCAGGCCATCGAGGTCGCCGAACGCATCGGATACCCGATCCTGGTCCGCCCGAGCTACGTGCTCGGCGGTCAGGGCATGCGCATCGCGATCAACAAGAAGGAGGTGGAGCAGTATGTCGGCCAGATTCTGAAGTTGATGCCCGACAATCAGATCCTGCTCGATGTGTTTCTGGAGAACGGCGTGGAGATCGACGCCGACGCCGTGCGGGATGGCGACGAGGTGTGGATCTCGGGGATCATGCAGCACATCGAGCCGGCCGGCGTGCACTCCGGCGACTCTACGGCCGTGCTGCCGCCCTTCAGCCTGTCCGAGGAAACGATCGCGACCATCCGGCGCTACGTCACCGAGATCGCGAACCGCCTGAACGTGATCGGTCTGATCAACGTGCAGCTGGTCGTGAAGGATGGCGTAGTGTACGTGATCGAAGCGAATCCGCGCGCATCCCGCACCGTGCCCTTCGTGGCGAAGGCGACCGGGATTCCGATCACCAACATCGCGACGCGTGTGATTCTGGGCGAGAAGCTGGCGGATTTCCGCGCGAAAGGCCTGCTCGATTCGAAGCTCAAGGGCTTCGCCATCAAGGAGCCGGTGTTTTCGTGGGATAAATTCCCGGATGTGCCGAAGGAGCTGGGGCCTGAGATGAAGAGCACGGGCGAGGCGATTGCCTTCGTCGATGCGCTGACGGACGAGCACTTCCAGCGTCCGTACGAGATGCGCAATCTCTATCTGTCCCGCTAA
- the thiC gene encoding phosphomethylpyrimidine synthase ThiC: MPVKPPASSGDGAPVSADAIERPHAHAAELAAEMTRPLPGSRKIYVEGSRPDIRVPMREIEQEDTPSLFGAAENPPFFVYDTSGPYTDPDVAVDVRAGIAPIREPWIAERGDFDELPGPTSAYGQTRAGDERLDPLRFDHIRMPRRAKAGRRVTQMHYAKQGIVTPEMEYIAIRESQRLESLKECGLFAQHPGHAFGAAIPADITPEFVRSEVARGRAIVPANINHPELEPMIIGRNFLVKINANMGNSAVTSSIAEEVEKMVWATRWGADTIMDLSTGKNIHETREWILRNSPVPVGTVPIYQALEKVDGKPEELTWELFRDTLVEQAEQGVDYFTLHAGVLLPFVPLTANRVTGIVSRGGSILAKWCLAHHQENFIYTHWDEVCEILAAYDVSISLGDGLRPGSIADANDEAQFAELKVQGELTTRAWDFDVQVMNEGPGHVPMHLIKENMEKQLEWCHEAPFYTLGPLTTDIAPAYDHITSAIGAAMIGWYGTAMLCYVTPKEHLGLPNKHDVREGVITYKIAAHAADLAKGHPGAQARDNALSKARFEFRWRDQFNLSLDPERAREYHDETLPKESAKIAHFCSMCGPRFCSMKITQDVRDYAKAKGLLDAQTALKEGMKEQAEAFRSQGGELYHKA, encoded by the coding sequence ATGCCCGTTAAGCCACCCGCCTCCTCCGGCGATGGCGCTCCCGTCAGCGCCGACGCCATCGAACGCCCGCACGCCCATGCTGCCGAACTGGCGGCCGAAATGACACGCCCGCTGCCCGGATCGCGGAAGATCTATGTGGAAGGCAGCCGGCCGGATATCCGCGTTCCGATGCGCGAAATCGAACAGGAGGATACCCCCTCGCTGTTCGGCGCCGCCGAAAATCCGCCCTTTTTTGTCTACGACACGTCCGGCCCCTACACCGACCCTGATGTCGCCGTCGACGTCCGCGCCGGCATCGCGCCGATCCGCGAGCCCTGGATCGCCGAACGCGGCGACTTCGACGAGCTGCCCGGGCCGACCTCGGCTTACGGACAGACGCGCGCCGGCGACGAACGGCTCGATCCGCTCCGTTTCGATCACATCCGGATGCCCCGCCGGGCGAAAGCCGGCCGGCGCGTCACGCAGATGCATTATGCGAAGCAGGGCATCGTCACACCGGAAATGGAATACATCGCCATCCGCGAAAGCCAGCGGCTGGAATCGCTGAAGGAGTGCGGCCTGTTTGCCCAGCATCCCGGCCACGCGTTCGGCGCGGCCATCCCGGCCGACATCACGCCGGAATTCGTGCGCAGCGAGGTGGCGCGCGGACGCGCGATCGTGCCGGCAAACATCAACCATCCGGAACTGGAGCCGATGATCATCGGCCGCAACTTCCTAGTGAAGATCAACGCCAACATGGGCAACTCGGCCGTCACGTCGTCGATCGCCGAGGAAGTGGAGAAGATGGTGTGGGCCACGCGCTGGGGCGCCGACACGATCATGGACCTGTCGACCGGCAAGAATATCCACGAGACGCGCGAGTGGATCCTGCGCAACAGCCCGGTGCCCGTGGGCACGGTGCCGATCTATCAGGCGCTCGAGAAGGTCGATGGCAAGCCCGAGGAATTGACCTGGGAGCTGTTCCGCGACACGCTCGTCGAGCAGGCGGAGCAGGGCGTCGACTATTTTACGCTGCACGCCGGCGTGTTGCTGCCGTTCGTCCCGCTCACCGCGAACCGCGTCACGGGCATCGTATCGCGCGGCGGGTCGATCCTCGCCAAATGGTGCCTGGCCCATCACCAGGAAAACTTCATCTACACGCACTGGGATGAGGTGTGCGAGATCCTGGCCGCCTACGACGTGTCCATCTCGCTCGGCGACGGCCTGCGCCCCGGCTCCATCGCCGACGCGAACGACGAAGCCCAGTTTGCCGAACTCAAGGTACAGGGCGAACTCACGACGCGGGCCTGGGATTTCGACGTGCAGGTGATGAACGAGGGACCGGGCCATGTCCCGATGCACCTGATCAAAGAAAACATGGAGAAGCAGCTGGAATGGTGCCACGAGGCGCCATTCTACACGCTCGGGCCGCTCACCACCGATATCGCGCCGGCGTACGACCACATCACGTCGGCGATCGGCGCCGCCATGATCGGCTGGTACGGCACCGCCATGTTGTGCTACGTCACGCCGAAAGAGCATCTCGGCTTGCCGAACAAGCACGATGTGCGGGAGGGGGTGATCACCTACAAGATCGCGGCGCACGCGGCCGACCTGGCCAAGGGGCATCCCGGGGCGCAGGCGCGCGACAATGCGCTCTCCAAGGCGCGTTTCGAATTCCGCTGGCGGGATCAGTTCAACCTCAGCCTGGATCCCGAACGCGCCCGCGAGTACCACGACGAGACGTTGCCCAAGGAATCGGCGAAGATCGCCCATTTCTGCTCGATGTGCGGCCCGCGGTTCTGCTCGATGAAGATCACGCAGGACGTGCGCGATTATGCGAAGGCGAAGGGCCTGCTCGATGCGCAGACGGCGCTCAAGGAGGGGATGAAAGAGCAGGCGGAGGCGTTCCGCTCGCAGGGCGGAGAGCTGTACCACAAGGCCTGA
- the carA gene encoding glutamine-hydrolyzing carbamoyl-phosphate synthase small subunit: MHQIANPTQPKPCKLALADGTVVSGYAIGHIGETGGELCFNTSITGYQEIMTDPSYHGQVMMMTYPHIGNYGALDIDMEARRPMIAGLVVRSFTYRYANPLADESLEDFMRRHELVGISGIDTRFLVRHIRDKGVMNAIISSVDLDDASLVQRAREWPSMDGLELASRVTTESPYLFCEGDGPRIAVFDFGVKLNILRMFKARGCEVRVYPANTPLKDVLTWQPDGLFFSNGPGDPRAMEDVIETVKEATSTGIPMFGICLGHQLMALSQGIDVFKMFVGHRGANHPVQNLATRRVEVTTQNHGFSVRAESVAERVAHTTHINLNDRTVEGLRFKTFTGFSVQYHPEASPGPHDSAYLFDEFMQDIAASGRAGARAKSIGVYASM, from the coding sequence ATGCACCAGATCGCCAATCCCACACAACCGAAACCATGCAAGCTCGCGCTCGCCGACGGAACCGTCGTGTCCGGTTACGCCATCGGACATATCGGCGAAACGGGGGGTGAGCTTTGTTTTAATACAAGTATTACCGGCTACCAGGAGATCATGACCGATCCGTCCTACCACGGTCAGGTCATGATGATGACGTACCCGCATATCGGCAACTACGGCGCGCTCGATATCGACATGGAAGCCCGGCGTCCGATGATCGCCGGCCTGGTGGTGCGCTCCTTTACCTACCGCTACGCGAATCCGCTGGCTGACGAATCCCTGGAAGATTTCATGCGCCGGCACGAGCTGGTCGGGATTTCGGGCATCGACACCCGATTCCTGGTGCGCCACATCCGCGACAAGGGTGTGATGAACGCGATCATCTCGTCCGTCGATCTCGACGACGCCAGCCTGGTCCAGCGCGCCCGCGAATGGCCCTCGATGGATGGCCTCGAACTGGCTTCGCGCGTCACCACGGAATCGCCCTACCTCTTCTGTGAAGGCGACGGGCCCCGCATCGCCGTATTCGATTTCGGCGTCAAGCTGAACATCCTGCGCATGTTCAAGGCGCGCGGCTGCGAAGTGCGCGTCTATCCGGCCAATACGCCGCTGAAAGACGTATTAACCTGGCAGCCCGACGGCCTCTTTTTCTCCAACGGGCCCGGCGACCCGCGCGCCATGGAGGACGTGATCGAAACGGTGAAGGAGGCGACCTCGACGGGCATTCCCATGTTCGGCATCTGCCTCGGGCATCAGCTCATGGCGCTGTCGCAGGGCATCGACGTGTTCAAGATGTTCGTGGGGCACCGCGGCGCCAACCATCCGGTGCAGAACCTCGCTACCCGCCGCGTCGAGGTGACCACGCAGAATCACGGATTCTCCGTCCGCGCCGAATCCGTCGCCGAGCGCGTGGCCCATACGACGCACATAAACCTGAACGATCGCACCGTGGAGGGGCTTCGATTCAAGACGTTCACGGGCTTTTCGGTGCAGTACCACCCGGAGGCGTCGCCCGGCCCGCACGACAGCGCCTACCTGTTCGATGAGTTCATGCAGGACATCGCCGCCAGCGGACGCGCCGGCGCGCGCGCTAAATCGATCGGCGTCTACGCGTCGATGTAA
- a CDS encoding energy transducer TonB, translated as MRLHRTYDDTTAYRLRVLCSILASQLVLWALFRFWPAIQPSTDPEALYHTSGQEVIQMEEILPTRQQQRKPPPPPPTIPVVVPDDVVLETELLIEDQMLVLEQYGEDEDAVEGQAGAGPPSFQAPSVGPKPLRFVEPEYTRDARRNRVRAEVVVQVLVDEKGGVREASVLERFLLSGSNDEKQAVPALNYGLEESALAAARRWMFQPARKDGQPVRSYTTLTFRFGV; from the coding sequence TTGCGTCTCCATCGGACATACGACGACACGACGGCCTACCGCCTGAGGGTGCTATGCAGCATCCTGGCGAGCCAGCTGGTCCTCTGGGCGCTCTTCCGCTTCTGGCCGGCCATCCAGCCGTCGACCGATCCGGAGGCCCTCTATCACACCTCGGGCCAGGAAGTGATTCAGATGGAGGAAATCCTCCCCACCCGCCAGCAGCAGCGCAAACCACCTCCGCCGCCCCCCACCATTCCGGTCGTCGTGCCGGACGATGTGGTGCTCGAAACGGAACTCCTGATCGAAGACCAGATGCTGGTCCTGGAGCAGTACGGTGAGGATGAAGACGCCGTCGAGGGACAGGCCGGCGCCGGCCCCCCCTCGTTTCAGGCCCCCTCCGTCGGCCCGAAACCGCTCCGGTTCGTCGAACCCGAATACACCCGCGACGCGCGGCGCAACCGGGTTCGGGCGGAAGTGGTCGTCCAGGTGCTGGTGGACGAAAAGGGAGGCGTCAGGGAGGCATCCGTGCTCGAGCGGTTTTTGCTGAGCGGCTCGAACGACGAAAAGCAGGCGGTGCCGGCCCTCAACTACGGCCTGGAAGAGTCCGCCCTCGCCGCCGCCCGGCGCTGGATGTTTCAGCCGGCGAGAAAGGATGGTCAGCCCGTGCGCAGCTATACGACCCTCACGTTCCGCTTCGGGGTCTAG